One genomic window of Gallus gallus isolate bGalGal1 chromosome 34, bGalGal1.mat.broiler.GRCg7b, whole genome shotgun sequence includes the following:
- the TNS2 gene encoding tensin-2 isoform X4: MALPPPAPPHTFQEKSFRKRSRCCAVCRDSVGAHGLLCRVCKIVSHKRCEAKVTSPCHPPPPPELRRNTAPARHGEKPDGNLHLSALRQHRSLPRLPPPAPPAELSYVTERIIAVRFPGGADERRFRGHLRDVAALLRARHRDGYTLFNLSEKRHDLIRLHPAVQEFGWPDLLAPPLDTLCAICKALERCLRALPPRVAVLHCRGNRGKVGVVVAAYMHYSRVCASAEQALGTATMRQFCEERVGGDVQPSQRRYTAYFGALLSGTARVNSRPVFLHHVLLPPLPLFQPDFRPFLKLYQALQLVHTSGVYSPGPQSVCISLEPALLLKGDVLVQCYQRWGPGRRSVFRAQFHTGELQGERLRLGKEELDLACRDERFPPDAAVEFVFSSSPDKVEGWAPPRGAVCVDLCTWDPAVRRDSFHGFNARHQDSSDDLTQVGGLQDESPHTPVQDRGDPGGTPWEEDPPATESPPPQSPPGRPPPPTATERWELEQLLGGCGLGGGQEESPPGAPQGAPVPHSGPAHHGSPAPHSTLAPHSDAVPRRDSEPHSIMAPHSSPVPYSAVASHGGSVPYRDPAPHSSPVPHSTTAPYSSTVPHSGPVPCRDPVLCNTAASYGTLAPHSDATPHRDPVPHSCPVHHCAAAPYSTVPSHSGPVPHSCFVPYSALPPHGDPVPHSAATPCCSLVPYSTPTPHSHSVLHSATAPHSSPTACSASTTPHSPPVSYTPPTSYTPPTPYSPSPPYSTPMTCSPTASYSPPSPHSPLIPYSPSPPSPPTYRPTASYSPPLPYGTLTPYNSTLAPHSAQATYSTQSAYSTHVPHSPSTPHSTPAPYSSPSPHSTLTPYSSTVTPHSGTSVPHSTQSAYSAPALAGSPSPYRSAVTPRGAHVPHSAQTAAAPHGHAPSGHAHQPRPTLAPPPHCLCPGGGAEEGGRRRAQRSLSEGAGSVLATPLCPLCGPRPFPVGPLPKSGTPGSPGEAAEEPGSPQDPSTQDHPQGESSPPPSFPSPSSYCAPPALGPPREEQSAPGGGTNPPRPPPGPADPPTFAQDTSRFWYKPGMSREQAVALLKDCEPGAFLIRDSTSFRGGYGLALRVAQPPPGCPPAGKGDPREQLVRHFLIETGPRGVKIRGGAEEPHFGSLPALVLQHSIRPMSLPCALRIPCNDPLQDGGGAGTPNVSTAAELLRQGAACTVRYLGSVLTEALTGPRAVALAADAVLGAPPPPPCTAHFHVSARGITLTDRQRRLFFRRHYPVANVTFCSTDPEDRRWANADGTTSTIFGFVAKQAGGAGGNTCHLFAELDPEQPAGAIVSFITKVMLRAPPR, encoded by the exons ATGGCGTTG ccccccccggCGCCGCCCCACACTTTCCAGGAGAAGTCGTTCCGGAAGAGGTCGCGGTGCTGCGCCGTCTGTCGGGACAGCGTGGGCGCCCATGGGCTGCTCTGCCGAG TCTGTAAGATCGTTTCCCATAAGCGCTGTGAAGCCAAG gtgaCATCCCCGTGCCACCCTCCGCCCCCTCCCGAGCTG cggAGGAACACCGCCCCAGCGAGGCACGGCGAGAAGccg GATGGCAACCTGCATCTCAGCGCCCTCCGGCAGCACCGCTCCCTGCCCAG GctgccccccccggccccccccgcGGAGCTGAGCTATGTGACGGAGCGGATCATCGCCGTGCGCTTCCCGGGGGGGGCGGACGAACGGCGCTTCCGCGGCCACCTCCGTGATGTCGCAGCGCTGCTGCGCGCCCGGCACCGCGACGGGTATACG CTCTTCAACCTCTCCGAGAAGCGCCACGACCTCATCCGTCTGCACCCCGCG GTGCAGGAGTTCGGCTGGCCAGACCTGCTGGCCCCCCCCCTGGACACGCTGTGCGCCATCTGCAAAGCGTTGGAGCGCTGCCTGCGCGCGCTGCCCCCCCGCGTGGCCGTGCTGCACTGCcgg GGCAACAGGGGGAAGGTGGGCGTCGTGGTGGCGGCATACATGCACTACAGCCGCGTCTGTGCCAG TGCCGAGCAGGCTTTGGGCACCGCCACCATGCGGCAGTTCTGCGAAGAGAGAGTGGGGGGCGACGTGCAGCCATCGCAGCGCAG GTACACGGCGTACTTTGGGGCGCTGCTGTCGGGCACCGCGCGGGTGAACAGCCGCCCCGTGTTCCTGCACCACGTCCTGCTGCCGCCCCTGCCCCTCTTCCAGCCCG actTCCGGCCGTTCCTGAAGCTGTACCAGGCGCTGCAGTTGGTGCACACCTCGGGCGTTTA CTCCCCTGGCCCACAGAGCGTCTGCATCAGCCTGGAGCCCGCGCTGCTGCTGAAGGGCGACGTCCTG GTGCAGTGCTACCAGCGCTGGGGGCCCGGCCGGCGCTCCGTGTTCCGTGCGCAGTTCCATACCGGAGAGCTGCAGGGGGAGCGGCTGCGGCTCGGCAAGGAGGAGCTGGACCTGGCGTGCAGGG atGAGCGCTTCCCCCCCGACGCCGCTGTGGAGTTCGTGTTCTCCTCCAGTCCCGACAAGGTGGAAG GCTGGGCCCCCCCCCGCGGCGCTGTCTGTGTGGATCTGTGCACGTGGGACCCCGCGGTGCGCCGCGATTCCTTCCATGGCTTCAATGCGCGGCACCAGGACAGCAGCGACG ACCTGACGCAggtgggggggctgcaggacGAGAGCCCCCACACCCCCGTGCAGGACAGGGGGGACCCCGGAGGCACCCCGTGGGAAGAGGACCCCCCCGCGACTGAATCTCCGCCACCGCAGAGCCCCCCCGGgcgccccccccctcccacgGCCACGGAGCGCtgggagctggagcagctgctggggggctgtgggctggggggggggcaggaggagagccCCCCCGGTGCCCCACAAGGAGCCCCCgtgccccatagcggccctgCGCACCACGGAAGCCCCGCGCCCCATAGCACCCTGGCACCCCACAGCGACGCGGTGCCACGTAGGGACTCTGAGCCCCATAGCATCATggcgccccatagcagccctgTGCCCTATAGCGCTGTGGCATCGCATGGAGGTTCCGTGCCCTATAGAGATCCTGCACCTCATAGCAGCCCCGTGCCCCATAGCACCACAGCACCCTATAGCAGCACGGTGCCCCATAGCGGTCCTGTCCCCTGTAGGGACCCTGTGCTTTGTAACACTGCGGCATCCTATGGCACTCTGGCGCCCCATAGCGACGCAacaccccacagagaccccgtgccccatagctgccctgTGCACCATTGTGCTGCAGCACCCTATAGCACTGTGCCATCCCATAGTGgccctgtgccccacagctgctttgTGCCCTATAGCGCCCTGCCCCCCCATGGTGACCCTGTGCCCCATAGTGCTGCCACACCCTGTTGCTCCCTGGTGCCCTAtagcaccccaacaccccacaGTCACTCAGTGCTTCATAGTgccacagcaccccatagcagccccacagcctgtAGTGCCTCaaccacaccccacagccccccggTATCCTACACCCCCCCTACATCCTACACCCCCCCCACTCCTTacagcccatccccaccctaTAGTACCCCGatgacctgcagccccacagcatcctacagccccccatcaccccacagccccctgaTACCCTATAGTCCCTCACCCCCTAGCCCCCCAACCTATAGACCCACAGCATCCTATAGCCCTCCCTTGCCCTATGGTACCCTGACACCCTATAACAGCACTCtggcaccccatagcgcccagGCAACCTATAGCACCCAAAGTGCCTATAGCACTCATGTGCCCCATAGCCCCTCgacaccccatagcaccccagcACCCTATAGCAGTCCGTCACCTCATAGCACGCTGACACcctacagcagcactgtgacGCCCCACAGCGGCACctcagtgccccatagcacccaaAGTGCCTACAGTGCCCCAGCGCTCGCCGGCAGCCCATCGCCCTACAGAAGCGCTGTGACGCCCCGCGGCGCCCAcgtgccccacagcgcccaaACCGCAGCGGCGCCCCATGGCCACGCCCCCTCAGGCCACGCCCATCAGCCCCGCCCCACTTTGGCTCCGCCCCCTCATTGTCTGTGCCCGGGGGGCGGGGCCGAGgagggggggcggcggcgcgcgCAGAGGTCGCTGTCCGAAGGGGCGGGGTCTGTGTTGGCCACGCCCCTCTGCCCCCTCTGCGGGCCACGCCCCTTCCCGGTGGGACCCCTCCCCAAAAGTGGAACCCCTGGGAGCCCCGGAGAGGCCGCGGAGG AGCCCGGTAGCCCCCAGGACCCCTCCACTCAGGACCACCCCCAGGGGGagtcctcccctcccccctccttcccctccccctcctcttaCTGTGCCCCCCCCGCGTTGGGTCCCCCCCGAGAGGAGCAGAGCGCTCCAGGGGGAGGCACcaaccccccccgccccccccccggcccggcggACCCCCCCACGTTCGCCCAGGACACGTCCAGGTTCTGGTACAAACCGGGAATGTCGCGAGAGCAAG CCGTGGCGCTGCTGAAGGACTGTGAGCCGGGCGCTTTCCTCATCCGCGACAGCACCTCCTTCCGGGGGGGGTACGGTTTGGCGCTGCGCGTGGCACAGCCCCCCCCCGGCTGCCCCCCCGCAGGGAAAG GGGACCCCCGCGAGCAGCTCGTCCGCCACTTCCTGATCGAGACGGGACCGCGGGGCGTGAAAATCCGGGGGGGGGCGGAGGAGCCGCACTtcg GCAGTCTCCCCGcgctggtgctgcagcactccATTCGGCCCATGTCGCTGCCCTGCGCGCTGCGCATCCCCTGCAACG ACCCACTGCAGGACGGGGGGGGCGCCGGGACCCCCAACGTCAGCACCGCCGCTGAGCTGCTGCGTCAGGGAGcag CCTGCACGGTGCGGTACCTCGGCTCGGTGCTCACGGAAGCGCTGACGGGGCCGCGCGCGGTGGCGCTGGCAGCCGACGCCGTGCTCGGagcgccgccccccccgccgTGCACCGCTCACTTCCACGTGTCCGCGCGCGGCATCACCCTGACCGACCGCCAGCGCAG GCTCTTCTTCCGCCGCCATTACCCCGTGGCCAACGTCACGTTCTGCAGCACGGACCCCGAGGACCGCAG GTGGGCGAACGCAGACGGCACCACCTCCAC gatcTTCGGGTTCGTGGCCAAGCaggcggggggggcggggggcaaCACGTGCCACCTGTTTGCCGAGCTGGACCCCGAGCAGCCGGCGGGCGCCATCGTCAGCTTCATCACCAAAGTGATGCTGCGCGCCCCCCCCCGCTGA
- the TNS2 gene encoding tensin-2 isoform X1, whose translation MNPRGAVGGLLRVLGRREPQPPPPAPPHTFQEKSFRKRSRCCAVCRDSVGAHGLLCRVCKIVSHKRCEAKVTSPCHPPPPPELRRNTAPARHGEKPDGNLHLSALRQHRSLPRLPPPAPPAELSYVTERIIAVRFPGGADERRFRGHLRDVAALLRARHRDGYTLFNLSEKRHDLIRLHPAVQEFGWPDLLAPPLDTLCAICKALERCLRALPPRVAVLHCRGNRGKVGVVVAAYMHYSRVCASAEQALGTATMRQFCEERVGGDVQPSQRRYTAYFGALLSGTARVNSRPVFLHHVLLPPLPLFQPDFRPFLKLYQALQLVHTSGVYSPGPQSVCISLEPALLLKGDVLVQCYQRWGPGRRSVFRAQFHTGELQGERLRLGKEELDLACRDERFPPDAAVEFVFSSSPDKVEGWAPPRGAVCVDLCTWDPAVRRDSFHGFNARHQDSSDDLTQVGGLQDESPHTPVQDRGDPGGTPWEEDPPATESPPPQSPPGRPPPPTATERWELEQLLGGCGLGGGQEESPPGAPQGAPVPHSGPAHHGSPAPHSTLAPHSDAVPRRDSEPHSIMAPHSSPVPYSAVASHGGSVPYRDPAPHSSPVPHSTTAPYSSTVPHSGPVPCRDPVLCNTAASYGTLAPHSDATPHRDPVPHSCPVHHCAAAPYSTVPSHSGPVPHSCFVPYSALPPHGDPVPHSAATPCCSLVPYSTPTPHSHSVLHSATAPHSSPTACSASTTPHSPPVSYTPPTSYTPPTPYSPSPPYSTPMTCSPTASYSPPSPHSPLIPYSPSPPSPPTYRPTASYSPPLPYGTLTPYNSTLAPHSAQATYSTQSAYSTHVPHSPSTPHSTPAPYSSPSPHSTLTPYSSTVTPHSGTSVPHSTQSAYSAPALAGSPSPYRSAVTPRGAHVPHSAQTAAAPHGHAPSGHAHQPRPTLAPPPHCLCPGGGAEEGGRRRAQRSLSEGAGSVLATPLCPLCGPRPFPVGPLPKSGTPGSPGEAAEEPGSPQDPSTQDHPQGESSPPPSFPSPSSYCAPPALGPPREEQSAPGGGTNPPRPPPGPADPPTFAQDTSRFWYKPGMSREQAVALLKDCEPGAFLIRDSTSFRGGYGLALRVAQPPPGCPPAGKGDPREQLVRHFLIETGPRGVKIRGGAEEPHFGSLPALVLQHSIRPMSLPCALRIPCNDPLQDGGGAGTPNVSTAAELLRQGAACTVRYLGSVLTEALTGPRAVALAADAVLGAPPPPPCTAHFHVSARGITLTDRQRRLFFRRHYPVANVTFCSTDPEDRRWANADGTTSTIFGFVAKQAGGAGGNTCHLFAELDPEQPAGAIVSFITKVMLRAPPR comes from the exons ATGAACCCACGCGGGGCCGTGGGGGGTCTCCTGCGGGTCCTGGGGCGGAGGGAACCCCAGCCG ccccccccggCGCCGCCCCACACTTTCCAGGAGAAGTCGTTCCGGAAGAGGTCGCGGTGCTGCGCCGTCTGTCGGGACAGCGTGGGCGCCCATGGGCTGCTCTGCCGAG TCTGTAAGATCGTTTCCCATAAGCGCTGTGAAGCCAAG gtgaCATCCCCGTGCCACCCTCCGCCCCCTCCCGAGCTG cggAGGAACACCGCCCCAGCGAGGCACGGCGAGAAGccg GATGGCAACCTGCATCTCAGCGCCCTCCGGCAGCACCGCTCCCTGCCCAG GctgccccccccggccccccccgcGGAGCTGAGCTATGTGACGGAGCGGATCATCGCCGTGCGCTTCCCGGGGGGGGCGGACGAACGGCGCTTCCGCGGCCACCTCCGTGATGTCGCAGCGCTGCTGCGCGCCCGGCACCGCGACGGGTATACG CTCTTCAACCTCTCCGAGAAGCGCCACGACCTCATCCGTCTGCACCCCGCG GTGCAGGAGTTCGGCTGGCCAGACCTGCTGGCCCCCCCCCTGGACACGCTGTGCGCCATCTGCAAAGCGTTGGAGCGCTGCCTGCGCGCGCTGCCCCCCCGCGTGGCCGTGCTGCACTGCcgg GGCAACAGGGGGAAGGTGGGCGTCGTGGTGGCGGCATACATGCACTACAGCCGCGTCTGTGCCAG TGCCGAGCAGGCTTTGGGCACCGCCACCATGCGGCAGTTCTGCGAAGAGAGAGTGGGGGGCGACGTGCAGCCATCGCAGCGCAG GTACACGGCGTACTTTGGGGCGCTGCTGTCGGGCACCGCGCGGGTGAACAGCCGCCCCGTGTTCCTGCACCACGTCCTGCTGCCGCCCCTGCCCCTCTTCCAGCCCG actTCCGGCCGTTCCTGAAGCTGTACCAGGCGCTGCAGTTGGTGCACACCTCGGGCGTTTA CTCCCCTGGCCCACAGAGCGTCTGCATCAGCCTGGAGCCCGCGCTGCTGCTGAAGGGCGACGTCCTG GTGCAGTGCTACCAGCGCTGGGGGCCCGGCCGGCGCTCCGTGTTCCGTGCGCAGTTCCATACCGGAGAGCTGCAGGGGGAGCGGCTGCGGCTCGGCAAGGAGGAGCTGGACCTGGCGTGCAGGG atGAGCGCTTCCCCCCCGACGCCGCTGTGGAGTTCGTGTTCTCCTCCAGTCCCGACAAGGTGGAAG GCTGGGCCCCCCCCCGCGGCGCTGTCTGTGTGGATCTGTGCACGTGGGACCCCGCGGTGCGCCGCGATTCCTTCCATGGCTTCAATGCGCGGCACCAGGACAGCAGCGACG ACCTGACGCAggtgggggggctgcaggacGAGAGCCCCCACACCCCCGTGCAGGACAGGGGGGACCCCGGAGGCACCCCGTGGGAAGAGGACCCCCCCGCGACTGAATCTCCGCCACCGCAGAGCCCCCCCGGgcgccccccccctcccacgGCCACGGAGCGCtgggagctggagcagctgctggggggctgtgggctggggggggggcaggaggagagccCCCCCGGTGCCCCACAAGGAGCCCCCgtgccccatagcggccctgCGCACCACGGAAGCCCCGCGCCCCATAGCACCCTGGCACCCCACAGCGACGCGGTGCCACGTAGGGACTCTGAGCCCCATAGCATCATggcgccccatagcagccctgTGCCCTATAGCGCTGTGGCATCGCATGGAGGTTCCGTGCCCTATAGAGATCCTGCACCTCATAGCAGCCCCGTGCCCCATAGCACCACAGCACCCTATAGCAGCACGGTGCCCCATAGCGGTCCTGTCCCCTGTAGGGACCCTGTGCTTTGTAACACTGCGGCATCCTATGGCACTCTGGCGCCCCATAGCGACGCAacaccccacagagaccccgtgccccatagctgccctgTGCACCATTGTGCTGCAGCACCCTATAGCACTGTGCCATCCCATAGTGgccctgtgccccacagctgctttgTGCCCTATAGCGCCCTGCCCCCCCATGGTGACCCTGTGCCCCATAGTGCTGCCACACCCTGTTGCTCCCTGGTGCCCTAtagcaccccaacaccccacaGTCACTCAGTGCTTCATAGTgccacagcaccccatagcagccccacagcctgtAGTGCCTCaaccacaccccacagccccccggTATCCTACACCCCCCCTACATCCTACACCCCCCCCACTCCTTacagcccatccccaccctaTAGTACCCCGatgacctgcagccccacagcatcctacagccccccatcaccccacagccccctgaTACCCTATAGTCCCTCACCCCCTAGCCCCCCAACCTATAGACCCACAGCATCCTATAGCCCTCCCTTGCCCTATGGTACCCTGACACCCTATAACAGCACTCtggcaccccatagcgcccagGCAACCTATAGCACCCAAAGTGCCTATAGCACTCATGTGCCCCATAGCCCCTCgacaccccatagcaccccagcACCCTATAGCAGTCCGTCACCTCATAGCACGCTGACACcctacagcagcactgtgacGCCCCACAGCGGCACctcagtgccccatagcacccaaAGTGCCTACAGTGCCCCAGCGCTCGCCGGCAGCCCATCGCCCTACAGAAGCGCTGTGACGCCCCGCGGCGCCCAcgtgccccacagcgcccaaACCGCAGCGGCGCCCCATGGCCACGCCCCCTCAGGCCACGCCCATCAGCCCCGCCCCACTTTGGCTCCGCCCCCTCATTGTCTGTGCCCGGGGGGCGGGGCCGAGgagggggggcggcggcgcgcgCAGAGGTCGCTGTCCGAAGGGGCGGGGTCTGTGTTGGCCACGCCCCTCTGCCCCCTCTGCGGGCCACGCCCCTTCCCGGTGGGACCCCTCCCCAAAAGTGGAACCCCTGGGAGCCCCGGAGAGGCCGCGGAGG AGCCCGGTAGCCCCCAGGACCCCTCCACTCAGGACCACCCCCAGGGGGagtcctcccctcccccctccttcccctccccctcctcttaCTGTGCCCCCCCCGCGTTGGGTCCCCCCCGAGAGGAGCAGAGCGCTCCAGGGGGAGGCACcaaccccccccgccccccccccggcccggcggACCCCCCCACGTTCGCCCAGGACACGTCCAGGTTCTGGTACAAACCGGGAATGTCGCGAGAGCAAG CCGTGGCGCTGCTGAAGGACTGTGAGCCGGGCGCTTTCCTCATCCGCGACAGCACCTCCTTCCGGGGGGGGTACGGTTTGGCGCTGCGCGTGGCACAGCCCCCCCCCGGCTGCCCCCCCGCAGGGAAAG GGGACCCCCGCGAGCAGCTCGTCCGCCACTTCCTGATCGAGACGGGACCGCGGGGCGTGAAAATCCGGGGGGGGGCGGAGGAGCCGCACTtcg GCAGTCTCCCCGcgctggtgctgcagcactccATTCGGCCCATGTCGCTGCCCTGCGCGCTGCGCATCCCCTGCAACG ACCCACTGCAGGACGGGGGGGGCGCCGGGACCCCCAACGTCAGCACCGCCGCTGAGCTGCTGCGTCAGGGAGcag CCTGCACGGTGCGGTACCTCGGCTCGGTGCTCACGGAAGCGCTGACGGGGCCGCGCGCGGTGGCGCTGGCAGCCGACGCCGTGCTCGGagcgccgccccccccgccgTGCACCGCTCACTTCCACGTGTCCGCGCGCGGCATCACCCTGACCGACCGCCAGCGCAG GCTCTTCTTCCGCCGCCATTACCCCGTGGCCAACGTCACGTTCTGCAGCACGGACCCCGAGGACCGCAG GTGGGCGAACGCAGACGGCACCACCTCCAC gatcTTCGGGTTCGTGGCCAAGCaggcggggggggcggggggcaaCACGTGCCACCTGTTTGCCGAGCTGGACCCCGAGCAGCCGGCGGGCGCCATCGTCAGCTTCATCACCAAAGTGATGCTGCGCGCCCCCCCCCGCTGA